A stretch of Astyanax mexicanus isolate ESR-SI-001 chromosome 21, AstMex3_surface, whole genome shotgun sequence DNA encodes these proteins:
- the LOC111196207 gene encoding epidermal differentiation-specific protein-like translates to MNKIIVYEHSHFKGLSREFTSDVSNLVAENFNDCVSSVKVIGNPWVAYEHCNFDGSFQVFEEGEYGTVGSNDVISSLQLVSEDLTNPQITLYEHAHYQGRQTVLRNETNLCHGSLNDVASSHKVQRGAWILYEHADKTGHRMLARSSKDVPDYGHFNDKLSYVVPLKPGKK, encoded by the coding sequence ATGAACAAGATCATCGTCTACGAGCATTCTCACTTCAAGGGCCTCAGCAGAGAGTTCACCTCCGATGTCAGCAATTTAGTTGCAGAAAATTTTAACGACTGCGTCTCTTCTGTGAAAGTGATCGGAAATCCGTGGGTGGCGTACGAACATTGCAATTTTGATGGCTCCTTTCAAGTCTTTGAAGAGGGTGAATATGGCACTGTGGGCAGCAATGATGTCATTTCTTCACTACAGTTGGTGTCGGAGGATCTGACTAATCCTCAGATCACCCTTTATGAGCACGCACACTATCAGGGCAGGCAGACGGTTCTCAGGAATGAGACCAACTTGTGTCATGGCAGTCTCAATGATGTTGCATCTTCTCACAAGGTGCAGAGAGGAGCATGGATCCTTTATGAGCATGCAGATAAAACTGGGCATAGAATGTTGGCCAGATCCTCTAAGGATGTGCCTGATTATGGCCACTTCAACGATAAGCTTTCCTACGTGGTTCCTCTGAAGCCGGGAAAAAAATGA